The sequence GCAGTCGGCCTGTTTCCCGAGCAGTGAGATCGGGCACCGTCCAGCAGCAAATCGTTATCCCTTAGGGATTAActtctcctcctgctctcccTTCATGGGCcactttcctctctccctccctagAGCTCTCTCCAGCGTCCTCCAGCTCGGGCGCACGCATGCGGTACACCCCGGACTCGGCCACCAGCCCCAACACGGAGCCCCCATCCCCGCACCCTGCGATCCGGATGGGTGGGGTGGAAAGCGGGGGAGGGGTGAAGAAGGCCAAGAGCCGCACGGCCttctcccaggagcagctgcaaACCCTGCACCAGCGATTCCAGAGCCAGAAATACCTCAGCCCCCAGCAGATCCGGGAGCTGGGCTCAGCCCTGGGGCTCACATACAAGCAGGTGAACACTGAGATCTGGTTCTGTAGAGTGTTGGCATCCCAATGGCTGGGCTGCATCCCTGGGTTGAGGCGGTCTTCCAAACACGGTCGGTTTTTCAGTGGGAGATCTCCAAGGCAAGGTCAGATTCCTCACTGTCTCGCCTCTTCTGTTgtaatttacatctgtgcaagGAGGCTGTGAAATGCTACCAGTGTCAGAATTCACCTCCTGCTCACCTGGGATTATtcatccactttgcacaggtgttcAAGACTAAACAAGGGGCAGGCAATGAAGAGTCCGGTCCCTCTTGTTCTATAGGTAATATTCACTGTGCTCTTGGAGTCACTGCTGACCCCTTTGCCCCAGCATGAAGGCAGGGGGTGCTGTCAGCAGAGAAAGATATGGGCGATTTGGGTGTACTCTCTACTTGAGTCAGTACTGACACTAGTAGTAtagtatacagactaacacggctgctactctgaaacctagtagtATAGTGTCATCCTGCGGGGTGCTGTGTTGCAGAAAGTGGTGTGGGTGACTCTGATTTAGGACTGACCCATCTTTCATACAAAAATGCAGGTTCTGACTGTGATCATGAAAGATTCTGTGGTAATTTGCAGTAGAGGTGGCTGTCCCAGTGACTGTAATTATATTTTGCCTCCCTAACTGCTCCCATTTTCAGCTGGATAGAGTGGTGGTCTTCACTTCATAAATTATTGTTTATAATTGCTCTGGCCTGCCATGttccagcccagaggtggctgcatttcaatgctGGGTGAAGCAATCCCTTTATGTATTgtctaaaaaatattttgtgagcTCTGTCTAAAAGGGGATTTTTATGCCCTATCTCCTACCCCCATCACCTCTAGGTAAAAACATGGTTTCAAAACCAACGAATGAAGTTTAAACGATGTCAGAAGGAAACTCAGTGGATGGAAAAAGGGACATGCCTATCCCAAGTAAGAAGAGGTTTCATTATGGGCAGTTACCAAGGGGAGCTATAATATCTGTCTAATGTGTACGTGTTTGCTATCCAGTTAATATGGGATGCTCATGGGCTTAGTAACCAGCCCTTGCTCAGTGTTTCCAGTACAGCATTCATTCATTCTCTGTTTATTGTATCATGTAATTTAAGCTTACATTGGGGATTGAATGGATctgggggaaggagagcaggACTTTCTGCTCTAGGATCTCAGGTCGGGGGATTGGCTGGATCAGAGAATGGCATATGGACACCAGTTGCAATCCAGTGAAtccaggaggagcaggggatcatagaatatcagggttggaagggacctcaggaggtcatctagtccaaccccctgctcaaagcaggaccaatccccaatttttgccccatatccctaaatggccccctcaaggattgaacttacgattctgggtttagcagaccaaagctcaaagctcaaaccactgagctatcccctctAGGATATTGTTACTCCTATTGTGGTAGCGCATAGATcctagggccccattgtgcactGGCGATATATGTAACAAAAAGGTAGTCCCTTCCCCAAAAGTTTATAGTCTCCTGGTTTGTGCTGCTGGAGCCTCAGTACTGTTTGTTTGCACCCGTGTATTGAAccgccttctctctctctctctctctctctctctctctcaatggaTTTCATCAGGCAGGTTACCTGGATTTGAACCCCAGTTATCACCAGGGTTGTCCAGTTAGTGCCAGCAGGAACATCCAGACTGTGACCAATGTGCATCAGAGCTATGGTAGCAGCCAGACCTATGGGAGTggccagagcctgtaccccttcGTGGCTATCGAGGAGGAGGGGTTCTTTGGGAAAGCTGGGGGAGCCTGCAGCACCCAGCAGGCAATGGGCTTCTTCAGCCAGCAAAAGATGAACTTTTATCATGGCTTCCCGGCGAACATGGATTATGCCAGCATGGAGACAGAAGATGGCTACCACTTCCAGAATGCCTCTGTCAATGCAACGTCCTTCCCGGGCACAGCTGGGTGCCAGCAGTACCAGCCAGTATGGCACCCTCAAGGGACGCAAAGCAACTATAACTCTTAGGCCTAtccttttcctttccccctcccactcttccttcagtttctcttatCTGGCCTCTCAGTTctttagggccctgatcctgactccTGAAATGTGTGGAgtcccccagctcccactgactccagtggaggggcttggcaccttgcaggatggttggggtctctctctccttctcttctttAAGAGGCACCTGTCTGTGTCTGACTCAAGAGGTGTGCTGCATGGCTCTGAAGTTGGCTTTCCTCATATTGACCCTGGCTGGCTCCAGGAAGAGGCTCTGTATGTGCATGGAAAGCCATGTTCATGCAGGGAAGTTTGTGAATGTTGGAATTGGAGATGATAGAGTCTGCACCAGTGAGTCCTTTCCCTACCCTAGTGTCCCCAGTACAGCAGTATCCCCTCTGTAGACCCTTTCCCAGGCTTGGTCCAGTCCATGTTTGAAATTAACtgatttcaaatacaacacagaatacaaagtgtacagtgctcactttataatattacttttaattgcaaatatttgcactgtaaaaaaataaacaaaacccaagCATGGggttttccctgggtaagattcTTCTACCCTTCAGCAGACCCCTCATTGTTAGAAAATGTTCCTGATTATGCAACCTGaaattcctttccccccccccacccccttttgtgTGTTCCCTCCCTCCACCAGCCAACCTCCATAACATTTGAACATCTAATACATCCTTCAACAGGGAACACTCTCCAGCCCTGACCAGGGGCTAGATTTGGTCatctaatctttaaaaaaatctcagatttactATGATTGTAAATAACTGCAATCCCTTTTTAATTAGGACCTGAATATCTACTAAACAGTGACAAGAGACTGCCCAGTCCTCAGTTGGTGCAAAGCAGCATAGCTTCATCGACATCACCATTTGCACCAGCTAAGCATCTGGACCACCACAGGGGTGAATGGAATTCAGATTCTAATTTCAATTCATTGTGTAattaagagaaagagagaaaggagatTGAGAAAGGGGAGGGATAGAAAAATGGAGAAAGTATAATGTAAGCAAATGTGGTGGATTAGGTTAATATCCTAATCCAAGAAAATTACCTGTAGTGTTTACAAAGTGGCTAACTGTGTCAGTCTGTTTAGGGTGTGCCCAAATTTCATTCTAACTGCTCTCCCTCCACATCTCCCCTGCTCTACTCTGCTGGCAGGCTCCCAGCCCGACATGACCCTGGCTATGGCATTGCAAGTCATCAGCACTGTGAGAGCAACTGATGTCCTCAGGTATCCATCTGATTCTCttatagtagtaataataatatctaTACATGAAGGATCCCATAGCACTTCACAAATTACAACTACAGCACCCCTGGAATGAGGCCACTCTGCGGTGGAGGGTGGCAGCCAGGCAAAAATATTCTAGTTATTTCAAACCTGATGCTTAGATCACTTAAcctagaaattagagatggtGGATGAGACCATTAGATCCTATCTATCCCATTCTCCCAGGGCCAGTGCAGGATTGCTCCCTACTGTTTCTTCTCCAATTCTAGTTTTAAGTGACTCTGTTAATGGGGCTTCCCTCACTTTCCTTGGGGAGACATTGCCACAGGCTAATTAGATTACTTATCTATTTCTGTATTTAAAGTGGGAGGCTGTCAGCTTCTCCTGGACTCAATGTTTAAgctttgtggggaggagggggaaagtgagAGGTGGGAATTATAAAAACCAAACCCCAACTTGCTATAAATACAATTGTTTTAATAAATATCTTTTACATTTCAAtaaaaacaggttttaaaaaactaaattgTCCCCTGCAGTGCTGTGGAACTTAAGGTCATGCGCAACTTGCGGCTTGTGAAACTGACGCAAAAAAGGAAGTGAAATGGACTAGTTCCACTGTCCCAAGCCAagtgcaaaaaagtaaacaaacgaCATCAGTGGTGAAAAATGAATGACATGTtaaagatttgttttgtttgaataGCAGGTGGTGTTGGTAGTAGTTTTTGTTGTTAATGTATGATTTTTATCTCAATGCTATCTTAACATCTGCACAAGGGCATTGTCCTACTTACATTTTTAATGCAAGGCAGATAATTGTTTGCTATCATGGATTGCTgggtatattttttttctttttttttatatgttttaaaaaaagactttttacTTGCAATGCAATTTAACTGGTGTTTTGTTACGCTGCGtctgttttatcatttttttgtTTCTACCTAACGTTTTTATAAACTCGTGTTTTACATTTGAATGGAAAAATAAACTGGATTTATTTTAATGGGGTGTCAATTCAGTGATGTAATAACTTcactttcatcccaaaggatgaAAAGAGCTTTATGGTGACAACTTCACCTACAGAGATGAGGAAAAAGCATTGAGTCTTGCCAACCCCAAGAGTTTAAATATCATGAGTTGGggctcccaaaatcatgagaatttTCAAAAACCGTAAATGTTTGGGTGCTTTTTCTTTGCTGGCTTCCGAGCCTTTAGGTTGAATTCACTTcctgttttccagcttttctctgcaaccatgagggctagaaacaaaacaaagctggGTAATCTCTTGATACAAGAATGTTATGTTAATGGGACAAACAAAAATCAGATAAGAACATAACATCTTTCAGGAAGGTTGCAAAGtcacactactttatttcttaaaatccagacTTTTAACACACACAACCCAAAAAACAGACAAAGCAGCCCGTTCCCCAAAACGGGCATCATTCACCCCACCTTACTGTTGACTGTCTGCAGGGTGCCGctgaaagtcccagctccttccttaCAGAAGCCCCTTGCCTGCAAGCAGAACCAGGAAACCCTTTTTACAAATCAGTTATCGTTCTGAATATACCACAAAGAACTGGGAATAGTGCCCATTATTCACTTCAAGGTGAACATGCTGATGCATTACATGTGCTCCCCTGCTTTCCCATCTCCCCCTGTGCTCTGCTCCCCAGTTCAGACGTGCACTGTGGTGGTATGAGCGGGGAGGTTCTGTGCTTTCAGTCTCTCTGGTTTCTCTCCTCTGGCTCAACTTCAGCCCTGCAGCATTACAGGAATTGTCCTGCTTGCTCTGTACTATCATTGTCTCTCTTCACCTGGATGTCTGCAGACGCAGAGGCCTTGTAGCTAGACTGTAAAGTGGGCTCTAGAAGTGGAATGTAGAATCAGTTGCTTGGCAACCTTCAAAAGAACTGCAATTTGTGTTTTCATTTCCCTAAGCAAATTGAATGCTGGTCCATTAAGGTACCAGATAGGTGACAACCCAGGAGAACTGAAATCCTGTTCCTCCTCAGATACAATACGAGCAGGGcaagcttccctcctcccccatccccacgcCTTCACCCCTCACATGACTTACCCTGGGGATGAGAATGGAACTCAGTCTTCACCCTTGCTGAGTGCTATAAATAGCAAACAATAATAATGGGCTAATTATAACTAGGGCCTTGGCGATTTTTGTGGGTTAGCCATTAAGAGTTTTTAGCAGGGTTACATGCTTTGCCTTTCTCGccaaagatctcaaagcgctttgcaAATATGGATGAATTGCACCTCAGAATATATGTGTGGTAAATAAGCATCATTCTCTCCATTTCACCAAATGGGGAACTAAGGCATGGGAGGGGTGAAATGACAAAGGCCTGACCTgaagttaggttggcttaactacctcgctcagggctgtggaaaaAATGTCATGCACTGTGTGATGTAGTTAAACCAGTTCAAGCCCCACTGTAGGCACTAGcttggtggaagaattcttctgttgacctagctatcacctctcagagaggtggatttattatTGCACcagaagaaccccttccatcactgtagtgtctttGCTCCAGTTGCAGCgctgcagctgtagcatttctagtgtagacaaacccttaacaGAGGTTGCACAGCAATTGTGCTCTGGAGCCCACAACAAAGCCTGAGCCCATAAAACTAGAGAGCAGTGTGAACTGGATTTTCTGAGGCAGCTACCTCAATTAAAAGACAATTGCTGGAAAACCTGGTCAGGTGGCAGCTCTTGCTTGGAGCCCCATCCCCAGCTGTGGAGTGGAGATGGCAGAGGatgtcagggtttttttgtttgttttttaaaggcgtTAGCTCAATTGAGTTAGTTTAATTTGTAACCCATCTTCAAACATGTTAATCTGCATCTTAATGGAGCTTTTCAATCATGGTAGACTAATACAGTTAAGCAACACACCTTTTGCCCCTCTATAGTTCTCTTCTGGGGCAGTGCTAACAAGAACTCCCAGGCCAGTGGAGTTAACACCCCACTGAGATGAACAGGGCAGGTCATGCctttcagagctattgttttgggttttttaaataaagaggcAAAAACcaacccctccctccatgaaatgcTTATGTAAGTCACATGACCAGAAGCTAGTACTCTAGGTATGGAACCATGCTTCTTAAACTGGCCCCAGTGTCATCTAATATTGCTCAGAGCAGGCCTGCCCCGAAAATGGTACCAGCCACCAGTAGCATGGTTTCTAGCATTGCAAACTTCTGAACTGGTGTTAGCATTGGTGGGAAGCTCCTTACagcaccactgtaatacaaatcagTACTAATGCAATGTTAGCCATGCTTTTCTATTTCTTACATGGTGGTTCTGTGTTTTCACATATTGCAGTGTCCTGCAGTTTGTCCAATGTGTTAAATAAagagaaatagaaatattttatggGAGAAGAAAAAtcaccttttattttatttgcaataTTAAAAGCACCTTGGATCTCTAGACTTCATCAACACTAGACACGGCAAGGTTTAGTGTAAACAGCCTAAATAGGGTCATAGAttaaaaggccagaagggactaatATGATCAACTAATCTGTCCTCCTGCataccacaggccagagaatttcacctagtGATTCTTGTAGCAAGTCCATATGTTGTGATGGAGCCAGATCATATTTTTTTAGAAAGATACCCAGTTTCACTGTAGGGTAAATGTATGGGTACACCTACATGTTTGTGCATGGATGTGtgttatttattttgttagtaACTGCATGAGAGTTTGGGTGGGTGTGAGTGAGCCCATGTGTCTGAATGTAAGATAGGGACAGAGTTGTGTAATTACCCTAAGTAGGAGACAGCGTGAGAGATGCAGGGAAAGGAAGAGATTCAGTAACAATTGCTTTGGGCTCTCTGCATTAACCCTGCTTAGGGGTGGTACAGATGGTGGCCAGCAGTGCCCGGAAACGGTGCCACAGTGGCTGAGGCATGGTGGAAGCTATAGCCATCTCCTGTCTTTGCGCCAGTGTATTCCATGGTCCCAGGGAAGCCATGATAAAAGTCTACTTTGTGCTGGGCAATGAATCCCACTGTCTGTTGGACGCTACAGGTGGCCCCACCTTTGCCGAAGACCCCCCCCTCCTCATTGGCTATGAATGCATATGGGTTCTGCCCTGCTGAGTAGTTCTGACGGGGGTTGCCCACAGCTTGGATGTTTCCAGCTGCGCTGATCGGATAGCTCTGGTGGAATTTGGGGTGCACTTCCAGGTACCcgctgggctggaacccggtctgaaagagagaacaggaaTCAAAACCAATTGCATCTCTACTGGCATTCACCGGGCTAAAATGTAGAAGGGCTATATCTATCCTTTTGCTTTCAGGCGTATCCATGGGACACGAGGAGGTGGGGAGGAACAAGAAGAAATGTACTTCATAGATCTGATATGAGGTGATATGGGAGATGTGAGGCCACTCTCACAACTGGGCATGAGACCAGACTCACCGCTGGCTTGATCCAGTAGAACAGGAGGAGAGCTACTAACAAAAGCTGGACCATTGCCCTGCTTGGCTGGGGGACACCAAACTATCTACCATTTTTGCCTTAGGGCAGGAGGCACGTCAGTGGGCTAAACAGACCAGAACAGCAGAAGGCAGGCAGGATGGATCTTCGGCATGACTGGGGATGGCAGAGGCAGGTTACCAAACTAGCTGGACCATGGTACTGATCCAGTACAGCAGGAAATGGGATAGCAGAGGGAATATACCACTGGGCTGTGGGAGAAGGCAGGACACTGGGCTTTCTGGACCAATGGTCTTGGTCCCCTTTGTGTGGAATGCCCTTACCTGAGTGAGGCACTGAGCCCGCTCCGACCACAAGTTGTGCTTCTGGCATCTCTTCAGCTTCATCCTTCGGTTCTGGAACCAGGTCTTAACCTGCCGTGAGGGGTCAGAAGGTTCCCGGGGGAATGGATAGTCAGGGGGGAATATGGAATGGGCTAAGACATTTTTCACCTCTGACTCACCAATTACAATGAGACTCTTGGGTAAGGGGTGGAGTGACTGGAGGGCTCAGGGAATCAGGGAGTGGAGTATAAAGCATCTGAGTGGTTGCTGGTTAAAGTCTGGCCCCAGTTCAACATCAGATGCCTGTTTAGTGGCCTATGCAAATTGTGTCAGTGGATCTCTGTCCCCAGCACCTACATTGTCCACATTGTGCCCATCATTGTGACATTTAGGCGCATTACAGCTGTGACAAATGAATGAGTGTGGCCAAAAACTGGCACAAATCAAACTCAACATGGTCTCTACAGTCCCACCCATAGAATGGATTAAATCCCTCCTGATTACAGGCCAAAATTAAGGAAATGTGTGTTTgcgggggtgcagggagggcagAAGGCCTGCCCAGCATCCTATCAGTCCTCAAAATCAAGATCCCTGATGGGGGCAGATTCCAAAGCGCACTCCCCCAGGGCTGTGTCTGCACTAATAGGGAGTGCTGCAAGGATGTTGATTGCAGCAAATAGCTGGTTGTCTCACTTGTCCTGTTTCTGACAAAACCGGTTTGGGGGGTGGGtaggtggggtgtgtgtttgtgtttgttatCCCAGTGCATCCTGGGATATCTGAGGCACCAAGCCCAGAGTGCCCAGCACTTTCATTAGGATAATCTCCATAAGCACTGCATTGTGGGATAGGGTTAGGAAGAATGGCTGAACCATAGCAGCTACAATGCTTGTGGCTT is a genomic window of Lepidochelys kempii isolate rLepKem1 chromosome 1, rLepKem1.hap2, whole genome shotgun sequence containing:
- the LOC140905883 gene encoding homeobox protein NANOG-like; translation: MSAHLAMPPYQPYPAGVGTGIKYGDYYWNCPGEMDNVPHKEAADADVPVPEPEEKTLPNPELSPASSSSGARMRYTPDSATSPNTEPPSPHPAIRMGGVESGGGVKKAKSRTAFSQEQLQTLHQRFQSQKYLSPQQIRELGSALGLTYKQVKTWFQNQRMKFKRCQKETQWMEKGTCLSQAGYLDLNPSYHQGCPVSASRNIQTVTNVHQSYGSSQTYGSGQSLYPFVAIEEEGFFGKAGGACSTQQAMGFFSQQKMNFYHGFPANMDYASMETEDGYHFQNASVNATSFPGTAGCQQYQPVWHPQGTQSNYNS
- the LOC140905892 gene encoding homeobox protein NANOG-like, which codes for MSAHLAVPPYQPYPSGTGMGYGEFYWNSAGGTEPAISCPGRGAEAAGDAQFPVEESQNSDLSPASSSSGNFSHFTPDSATSPKTESSSPQPASKPQKNGKEREGGMKKAKIRTAFSKEQLQTLHQRFQNQKYLSPQQIRELAAVLGLTYKQVKTWFQNRRMKLKRCQKHNLWSERAQCLTQTGFQPSGYLEVHPKFHQSYPISAAGNIQAVGNPRQNYSAGQNPYAFIANEEGGVFGKGGATCSVQQTVGFIAQHKVDFYHGFPGTMEYTGAKTGDGYSFHHASATVAPFPGTAGHHLYHP